The DNA window TCTACATGGATCtgattttttgttcttttgtcctTGAAAAGGACAAATCTCATCATTTTAGGCAATACTCACTTTGTATGACTGCAGTATATCCAGGAAAAGATACAGCCTCTCCACAACATCGTCCTCCTCTCGCCTCCCCTACACACGAGACAGAGTTAAGTCAGTTCTTCTCTGGGAGTAGGAGTGATCTGGGAGTAAGACGTGATGTTTAAGCAAGCTTGTTTTTCTCTACCTGTTGAGCAGCTTTGTCAGCCAACAAGGCAAATTCCACAGACAGGCCTTTGAGAGACTGTTTCAGTGTTCCCCATGAGTTTGTGGAAGAGGCCAGAGAAGGCAGTGGTGTGGTATCAGAGCCCAACGTACTGGAAAAgcaaggatttaaaaaaaaaaaaaaaaaaagagagagaggttagggTTGGAATCCACGGCTAATCAGTAACACGTAACACTGCAACTattttgaagggaaaaaaagaaaaaaaaaaaacacaaaaaaaagtcctatTAGCCTCATTATATTTATTCAGAGCTTTTATGATGTAGTCTGGAACGTTCCATatgtaaatgtcactcagtgATATCACACTGACAACATGGGATTTTATAgttcgtttttttccccccagtgttTGCCAATGAAGATATTCCCTCTAAGTTATCGTAGGCAATGCAGAGTTGGGCAACCACAAGGGCAGCAATTTAAATAGGAAAaggaatgattaaaaaaaaaaaaaatgggtcaacccagaacagctgtgtgtgacagttaaCCACATATTTGCTTGTTTTCGGTACCTGAGTTCTTTTCCAAACAGTAAGAGATCTGTAGCGTTTTCCTTGGACCGCTCAGCCATTTTTTCAGCCCTGTCTCGTAATTTCTGGAAGCTGTTGTGTATGTTCTTGATCAGCTCCCTGCTCGAGGCAAACTGCGTTTGGATGTCTCCAGGGAGGTATTCCTAACACCAGCAAGGGAAAGCAATTACTTTCAAATGCTACAGTACAACATACGCAAGGTTCTCTGCGGTAGAAGTTCAACAGATGGCTGCAGAATCGATTTCTGCTACGCTAGACGTCCAGTAAAAACACCCATTTAAAATTCCGTCGATACACACCTTCGCCTGAGTTGCGTATTTGTATGTCATAAACTCATCGCCCGTTTTCTTGAATGCGTCACGTAGTTTCGTCTGAACATCCTGCAAATGTATGAGGAAAGAGGATCCATTGAAGCCGCGGATGACGACTGAAGTGACAGATCAAATGGGAGGAGTGCAGAAAAGAGGGAATCATACCGAGCCGTTGAATGTCATGAAGGTCTTCACAAGCTCATCCTCGGAGAAGAAAGGATGACGCGCTACCAGGTTGATAAATCTTTCCAGCCCACGCCGACGCCCCTCGATGAACTCTCGCTCTGATACAGAGGTCAGAACTGCAGAACGAAAGGCGGGAAACAGGAGCAATGTTTAAGTTTAACAGAGTCAAAGGTAAAACGTACAGTGTTTTATCTGTAatacaacacatgcacacacaaaaacccctgAGGACATTGAAAAACCGCACATTCTGTAACCCTGGTTTTAACCGTTTGTGAGGAAATTCCTTACAATGAATGAAGCCAAACCACAATGATAGTGGGGAGTAAAAGGCTACATACAATGTTTGAGTTTTGATTATAACTTTACATCTTCCACTGCTTTTAAAATGAGCGAAACACTACCTCCTTTTAGAACTCTCTTGGGTGGTAAGGCAGGCACCGTTCTGTAGGCAAACCTCTGAAGCAAAAGCTCGTGGAAGACATCAAAGTCGCTGTACCGCCGATAGACTGATATTTTGAAACGCTGAAAGAGTTTGAACATCATTCATGTAGACCGACCGACAAACAGTCAACAGCTCATTCGACAGTAAAAACTGACATGTTCCACGCTCTGTCCTGCAAATGTGCTCATCTCACTGcacaggaacaacaacaacaaaacaaaagtttaaTGGGGAACGCATCAAAAAGTGGAGGCCCTAGGATGTGAAACTTCTTTGTCAACATTCAGTTCTAACGGGAAGTTATGCCCCACATAGCAATTACACATTACACGGGATTCCATTCATTCCAAATTTAGATAATGTGaccaacagaaatcacaaaaacaaagttctataaatatatattgcAATGAGGCAGTCAGACTAACCGGTGTGGATGTTAGTTTTCTTCCTTACCTCACTGGTGACCTGGTACTCCACATGTTTTAGGAACAGCCCTTTCTTTTCAGGGATAAGGTCAACCCTGACTGTGTCCTTCCCTAACAGCTTAGCTAAGGACAGAGACAGGATCAAGGGGTTCTCTTGAACCGACTGCATCCTCAGAGTACGCAACTCCTTCGGTTCGCCCAGCTGAGGTTTGGGGAATTCTGTTGAACCAGAGGTCAGTGAGGAGAACTCTCATACCTATCATTTCGAACAGACTCTTATTTTGAGAAGTTTCGATAGAATGGCACTAGTATGAGGATAAACTGCTAGACACACAATTACTGTCTCTCACAAGGAAATCTCTCACCAGCCTTATGAAATCTAGTCGGACCCACAAATTTCATGACAGCCATGTGATGTACACTGCACTGACAGCATATAATTAACGGCAGCGAAAGCATTAGAAATGCTTTTAGAAAATTGATTTGACAtggaaagagacaaaaaaagccaaaaaaaaggagtcaCAGGACAGCTGAAAGCTATCCTTCAGCCGTTGGAATTTATATTATTCATCCTGCTTTGGTTTTTCCAGTTTTATGTGAAAAACTCTGGAAAGActaaatgtgtgaaaaaaaaacagttctgtacGTCATCATTTGTTAAAGTAATGAATGACATAAATCTGAGTTACTAAATGCAGCATAGCACAattctttttgctgttgttagAGGGAGACAAAGGAGGGGTGAGGCTCCATGTGACGGATGGGAAACCTAGTCATGGCCTGAGGAGGAAACATGACACATCATTTTCTCAGTGTGCTGTCAACTACCACATTGACAGCACCTGAAAAAACATCACAGGCCTAAAATAATCGGAGGAGctcggagagagaaagaaatgagagagggagagagagagagagagacagagctttaacctcaaacaaaaaacaaaacatgccatTTAAAGTAATGGCTacccttaagaaaaaaaagagagagctccCAAATCTAAATCTCTCTTGACTCTCTTAGAGGCGGAGTGAACATAACAGCCgtgttcagtgtgtgacatGAGTCCCTGTGATGGTGACTGTTACTCTGAGAAATAACACAATGAGGAtgaacaagcaaaagaaaaaaaaaactatatatatatatatatatatatatatatatatatatatatatatattgcaccAGTGATAGTGAAACACAAACCCAAGACGTCAAGCAAATGTCTGATACTACTCCCTACATGTAGAAAATGCTGCACATGCGTTTTGACACAGCTGACACTAAAATATTCTGCATGCTGTTCAACAAACCTGACCACATGACTCCCCATACAAAGTCAAAGGTTTATAGAAGGAAACATGGGTTATTGCCCTGGCAGCATCAGCTCGGGACGTATTGGTGGTGCTGTCCATTTATGAgagtgaggattttttttttttcttaccttgaATGCAATTCTCCAGGAGTTTAGGACTCGGCTGCTTCCCTTGCTGGGCAAGTGCAATCAAAGCTAATCCTTTATAAAGAGACAACTTACTCAGGAAACCTTCACCAGTGTCTACATGTTCAAttatctagagagagagagagagagagagagagagagagagagagagagaaga is part of the Chanos chanos chromosome 13, fChaCha1.1, whole genome shotgun sequence genome and encodes:
- the snx8a gene encoding sorting nexin-8a → MEGEINEGTVPPYYREVYQAISSRADERVQIDVFHRLLNRTELPIAVQNQIIEHVDTGEGFLSKLSLYKGLALIALAQQGKQPSPKLLENCIQEFPKPQLGEPKELRTLRMQSVQENPLILSLSLAKLLGKDTVRVDLIPEKKGLFLKHVEYQVTSERFKISVYRRYSDFDVFHELLLQRFAYRTVPALPPKRVLKGVLTSVSEREFIEGRRRGLERFINLVARHPFFSEDELVKTFMTFNGSDVQTKLRDAFKKTGDEFMTYKYATQAKEYLPGDIQTQFASSRELIKNIHNSFQKLRDRAEKMAERSKENATDLLLFGKELSTLGSDTTPLPSLASSTNSWGTLKQSLKGLSVEFALLADKAAQQGRREEDDVVERLYLFLDILQSYKDLCERHEKGILHEHQRALQKYSVMKRQMMNATVQPKEQVSVEQLESRIVQQENAIQTMELRNYFSLYCLHQESQLIFAYLPITSHILGAFVNSQVQGHKEMGEVWDDLRPKLGCLFGSSNGIQSPPLSPR